AACATGCAGTATAAAGTAAAGCAGGAAAGGGAAATGAAAAGTAGATCAATATGCAGATCAAGAAAGAAAAGATGTTAATATGTTAAGATCATATGCTGTATTGCATCAAAACTAAGAatgaattttcttttatttgaatgATGTTAGTATAGATGACAAATGAAGTTGGAAAAGCAATGTTTCAAAAGGCTGGAGAACTCAAAGTACCAGTCAGCATCATGTGTATGAAGGTGTGTTTCACTATTTCCTTGTATCATTGACACAAAACTATAATCTAAAAGTATTTCCAGTTGTGACCAATGATTAATTTGATGAAACTAAAAGACTATGGTTCAACAACTTCAGGGGCTTGATTTGCATATTTCAGAAATTGAACAACTGTGCACAGAATTTCCCTCAACAATTGTGATACTTGATCACTTGGCCTTCTGCAAACCACCACTGTGAGATATTTAATATAGTATAATCACTCTTGCAATGACAGAGAAAATGGAATCTTATTTATGAATTTAGTGAATATCACATTGCAGAACTGATCAAGAACAGCTTATCTTTTCTAGGCTCTTAAATCTATCTAGATTCCCTCAAGTAAGTGCCTGATAGTTTCTTCATGAACATAATCCCCAAACCTTTTACATAAGAAGAAATTAAATATTGACaatataagattttggaaatgAATCTTCTAATCCTTTTATTTTGAACAGATGTATGTGAAATTTAGTGCCCTTTTCAGAGTTTCAAGAGAGAAACATCCTTATCTGGATTTGTCAACTCTCTTGTCTCAAATTGTCTCTAGCTTTGGTGCTAACCGTGTAATGTGGGGCAGGtaaactaccttaaaaccattGAACTTTGTAAAAAACACCAACTAGGATTGGCAAAGTCATGATGGGGTTTTATTCATGTAACCAAATCATATGACAAATCTCAAATCACACATCTTTCTGCAGTGATTTTCCATTTGTTGTCCCTGAATGTGGTTACAAAGAGGCCAAAGAAGCTGTCAATCTAATTGCCAATAAGGCATCTCTTTCTCCATCTGATTTGGAGTGGATCATGGGGAAAACAGCCACACAACTGTTTCAAAGCCACTCAGCATCTTAAAACTtggaataatagaaaagtatTGTTGCTTCTTGGCAAAATTTTTCATCTGGTTTGGAGTTTAATATATACAATTCTGTGTTGAATGTAATATATACAATTGTAACAATTCAAGCATATGTCCTCCTTAATCATCACCTAGTCCTATTCTGAATACTATGTATGCTAACTTGTAATAAGGTTCAATGGTGTTCTGCAAAATTTATTTGCTGAAAATCCAAAAGCTTCAAAATTGTTAGTTTAAGTAATCATAGTTGCCGTCTTTATACGAAGATTATAAGTGAAAATCGATAGAttgatttgatatatttgactaaattgttaCGAAAAATAGTCACCCAAAATTTAATCACACAAGAAAATAGTGAATTGCAAGTTGTACACGCCAAAAGTACTAACATTATAGAACCAGGAGAGATTCAGAAGAATTGAGAGGCAACATATTTCCAAAACTCATTGGGAAGCCACTTCATTGTAGAACATCAATAAGAAAGGAGTATTACATTAGATTTGCAGAAAAAATGAAACTTCAAAGAccaaacaaattaattaaaaaacaaaagaaatagtaAGAGGTTCCCAATTGACTAAGATGGAAGCATTATTTGTTCATATTTTGTTTGTGTTTGGCATCACTACAATTTCTTCTCTTGTTCCTCCTCATCTTGTCACAAGCAAATGCTCTTTCAAGTTGCTCCACTCTCTTAGACAGAGAAGTAAGAAGCTGAGTCTGCATCTCATTCCTCTCACATAACTTGGCCATCATCTTCATCATTCTCTCATTATCCTCCATCATCTTCTCCAACATCTCCCTATGCttcccttctcttctttcttcatcaccattcccttcttcctcttcctcctcctcctcctcctcctcctcttcttcattcttcaccACACAATTATTCTCATTCTCCTCAACCAAACTTGTTCCtacactctcttctctctccccATCACCCTCCTCTTTCTCTTCTATCTTGTATGATTCTGAAACACATTGAATATCAACTCCAGAATCTTCCAttttctcctcttctttctcttctacaGAAGAATTCATGCATGATTCTGAAACACACTTAATATCTGCTCCAGAATCATCATCCATAACCTccatcttctcctcctctttctcttcaGAAACTTCAACCaccttctcctcttcctgcacCATAGCATCATTTTCTTCAACAACACAAGCAGATTCTGATTCAACCATCTCTTGCAATGCAATAGCCTTCTTAATCACACTCTTCCTACATTCCCTAACCCCATACCAAGAACTCAGCACCCTAACCGAATCAAGCTTCAAAAGCAAGTTCATGATGGTCTCGCTGAGCCTCACTCTCTCCCTCTGGTCCCTCTTAATCACCTCCATTGAAGCATAAACCCTAGCCTCAACACTCTGCAACTCAACACGTAACCCCATGATCCTCTTCAACGCATTCCTCACAAAAAACCCTCTCAGAACCTTCTGGATCTTGATGGCAGAGTTCTCTCTACTACGTTCTGAACCCACGAAGTGAATGGGAATAGTTCTAACCTTAGAGGGTGTCCTCTGTCTATACGAGGGTACtacgttgttgttgttgatgatgttcttcatgttcatcattcttcgTGTGCTTCTGATTTGATGCGAAGTTGAATTTagatatcttttttcttttttgtgtgtttgtttttttaGTGTGATGATTTTAAGGTTTAAGGTTATGGAGGAATTTATATTGGAGAATGTGAAAAGTTTCGAGAAGTTTCGGGAGAGTTTGAGGTTTCTCTgagaaaaacgaagaagaagaagaaagaaaggaatagAAGCTGGGTTATGTCTTTGCTGACGTggcttattaaaatataaaatattttaagttaaataaaataaacacgtTCTGGGTGGCCAATAATATCTCTTCGTTCTAGATAACTGTCGAATCTTCTTGAATCTCAGAATCTGACTagctttccaaaaatattcaTAACGTATTCCACCAGGTTAGTTATTATTAACTTTGTTTTTTGGTCAACGATATaaatatttgacttttttttatttatttctcaaaCACGCAAACTCTTAAATGAGTATGGAAAGATTATGCCATTTAAACTATAACTTATTGAcatatttgacttttttttagtAGATTAACTATTGtggtttgaaatttaatttggaaGACTGTTActagattaaaaaatatattctaaaaaattgtgttttttaatatattatatttggaTATTAGCATTTTCGtattaaatatttgtttatattgtattataaattgtttggattttttaaatatctttaagaataaaaaaagagttttttttaacaataaaaactaaaacataatataaatttttttgtcaatttttgTTCACTTGATATGAGAATATCAAGTATTCACATTTTGAAAtgagaattaaaaatttaaatttgcgCTAAATAAATGTTTTCAAATATTTACTAAGATAGTCATACAAAAAAAAGTCCACTAAGATTAAGATATAAGATGTGAATTATTATTCTTGTAATCTaaattttattcaattaaatgtaatttatattttaaatgagctaaatctttcttaattgagaaatgtgttgtttttttttttttttggtcctaTGAAATTTGTAATACTATGATGGGCTAAATTCAACTGTGTTGCCATGTGAAAACAAAAACGAAAGGAAGTTTCCGAACTTGTTTATTGTTGGGCCTACAAATCATCAGCCCATAACTGTTTTTGGTTGGTATTATCCTATTCATTGGGCCCATTTAAATTGCGATGTGAATTGGCCCGCTTAGATTGCATAAATAGTCCACCCAAAACAATAGTGCGTAAGTACAAAATAGCTCCACTTTTTGttaccccaaaaaaaaaaaagctccaCTTTTAGGCtgagtttggtaaagcttttgctttttaaaagtagcttatgaaagctgtcttttaaaagaTAGCTTTTTAAAAGCTGCAGCACTTGCGTttggtaaaatcaaattaaaaatggcttttaataagtacaagcaccacaattatgtttggtaaaacagcttttaaaagttgaaaaaattataataaacatgtttataacaaaaaataaatttgtttcaaattttttaaaaatttatataatattttaaaataaaataatgttaaaataaaaaattcataataaacataaatataataaataaattcttttattttttaactttaaaattttatataagtatcataaaaatttattttatcctaaatatcatcactaaaaataaaaaataaaaaatatatgaagattaggttgaaaaataaaaaatatatgaagattgtgttagaatttgtgaaggtTAGGATGAGAAGTTAGAAATATATGAGGATTTCAATGGCAATATAATAGCGAGAAATATGTgcggaaaaatgaaaaaaaattggtaaGCATAAGCCAGCTTTAAAAAGCTCCctcttaggtgctttcaaaagcaccccAAACTTTTAAAAGCCGTAAGCACAAGCACTTggactttttaatttaccaaacgcaaaataacgtgcttgtgcttttaaaaagcacaagcacctcttgaaaaagctttaccaaactcaGCCTTACTTGTGAACAATGTCGTCATgcacaaaaaaaatatagaggACTCAATTCCTCTTTTATATGTGAGCGTTACAATTCAAAGTCATTTTCATTTTACAATCCAAtgaaaaaataatacttttttacTATCGTTATTGTTGGTCTATTCTAGTTTTATGTAAAATTGCATAGAATagctttataaattaaattttgtactTTTTTCAAATGGCGAGCACATGTCAATATAGTAAAGCTAACATTAATAGAGTAATCACTTGTGTTTTAAGTTTCAACATGCATTTGGACATACataattacaaaatattttgtacatactaaaatttaatcatgatgtatttatgtatatttatatattatttatatatgtttaatatatttttatataaataattaatttttaatatacacgtaatataattaaataataattaaacataGCGTTACTATCACATAAATCTACACCATATTTATTTAACTGGATATTCAAAAATATATCTAGACATTTAGGCTgtgtttatttctaaaaataggATAAGATAAGACATGAGAACAAGGCATAAAAGATAGAGACATAAAATTTAGtattcttgtattctgtttgatAATAAAGTACAATAAATTAtagaaatctaatttattctcattttttttattcaaaaaagttcataaaaaatataataataaaaaaatataattatgaaaaattaacaaaaaaaaaaaaacaaaaacaaaaaataagttgtgtcttttCTTAGTGTCTCAATGACCTTTCTATCAttacacaaaatatactaatttagtaTCTTTGAACACAATATCTTTATTCATATCTCATCTGTCAAACACGACTTTATGTCTCTATATCCATATCTTAGTGTCCCATTCTTATAAACAAACGCAACCTTACATACACTCATATGCTAAAGTCATGCAATGCCTACATATATAGGGGTAGAAAAATTTGTTGACGAttgactctttttcttttgactATTAGTATAATAAAAAGATAGAGCatgtctttctcttctttttggaAAGCAACAAATTAGATAGAGCAAGGTTTGAAGAGGAGACACCCCTATATATATTTAGCATTGAGAGAGGGTTGATGGAATATATGATGAGTTAAGACATGCATGGAACGATGTATGTGTTAGTAGCTTTTTACTTTCTTGTGATTTCCAATGCATAGAAAAATTTGGAAGAAAATAATGAAGTAGTGAAGAAGGGTTGCGCCGCCCATATCAGCAGAGACAGGGGGGCAGACCACGCGGTTTCTCTTATTTAGACAACATCGAACTGCCACTTTGTCACTTCTTTAGGTGAACATATTATATCCCTATACCCCCTATATTCCATACAAACAAttaattcttctctttctttcattTATTCAACTTCAATCCCATTACTCTTTATCTTAGATTCACAGCCTAATTTCATATTATTGTATAggaaaaattatcaaaatatatacacaaattatattgttaataaaaatatttaaaaaataataaaaataattagatatatCTTTTTTAAGAAGAgtttttgcaaatataattaaaaaaattaaatatttttatctttaaaatttaataaatttataattttttgtcgTGAGTAGCCGAacatggctaattttttttgttatgaggTTGACATGTGTGAGTTATACTGAGTTATGGAGTATTGAGAAGATATACACGGTTGTGACGgcgtttaattttttgttttagtgggaagaaatcggaccgtccaatttTACTGCAGAGAGAGAGGGACACACAAATTGGACCATCCGATTTGTGTGAAGCAGAATTTCGTGAATACTGAAATCGGACCTAAGATTTTCTGCCAATACACAAATCGGACATAGGGTTTTCAGTACCTCCAATCGGACGGTTCGATTTGTCTTGCGCAGTCCTCATACCCTGGTGAAACATCATATACCTTCGTAACTCTGCTATACACCAACCTACtctccatattaaaattaaaaaattcgcgGAACATATgtgtaaaaaacaaaaaatatttagatattgACTAATTTAAAACTATTAGAATTATGACACACAAAAAGAGTAGGCTAATTTAGAACTATTTATTAGGGTTAGGGACATTTTGTGATGTGAATAACAAGTAGATTAATTAGACGTTAATAAGAA
The sequence above is drawn from the Arachis hypogaea cultivar Tifrunner chromosome 4, arahy.Tifrunner.gnm2.J5K5, whole genome shotgun sequence genome and encodes:
- the LOC112744837 gene encoding uncharacterized protein, with protein sequence MVALLRLNTLVSLSGLCPTRHYCYYSRKPRLPFRIRMASITETEAETASASKVILDSHLHVWASPHEAATFPYHPGQEPTLAGHADFLLQCMEEAGVDSALIVQPINHKFDHNYVTSVLKKYPTKFVGCCLANPADDGSGLKQFEDLVLKDGYRVVRFNPYLWPSGKKMTNEVGKAMFQKAGELKVPVSIMCMKGLDLHISEIEQLCTEFPSTIVILDHLAFCKPPLTDQEQLIFSRLLNLSRFPQMYVKFSALFRVSREKHPYLDLSTLLSQIVSSFGANRVMWGSDFPFVVPECGYKEAKEAVNLIANKASLSPSDLEWIMGKTATQLFQSHSAS